From a region of the Spelaeicoccus albus genome:
- a CDS encoding FAD-dependent oxidoreductase, with protein MTAPQNSTTPVLIVGGSLVGLSAAVFLAWRGVPVVVIDKHHGSSPHPRAIGFTTRTMEHFRQVGVGVPRSQQGMAPPRRARVHSLAGDWFEEYPWSPGGKGTYGADESPAHAAAITQDRLEPLLRDRARALGAEMRLGTEVLALAQDDDGVTATLRGRDDGREYRLRAQYVIAADGGSSTIREAAGIARHGRGRLSVQRSILFRAPLDGYLEHGVVQFEIDQPDFQAFLTTYSDGRWVLMLAGDVELDPDEQIRTVQRAIGRTDVPIDLVTTGRWELAALVADKFSDRRVFLAGDAAHQLPPNRGGFGANTGIDDVHNLAWKLAAVLAGECAPQLLDTYDAERRPIADLRHDQLFARADFKAHLGTDAMEIPILDDSAIELGQLYRSTAVLGAGHELPPARVPRDWAGQPGTRAPHVRITGDGPATSTLDLFGHGWTLLTEDGRWAPAITAARQSGIPVTGVRMGVDASPAEPGAFETAYGVDSGGAVLVRPDGYIAWRATTMPTDPTQSLSAALTSVAVPATAATAAAR; from the coding sequence ATGACCGCACCACAGAACTCAACGACACCCGTATTGATCGTCGGAGGCAGCCTCGTCGGCCTGTCCGCCGCAGTCTTCCTCGCCTGGCGGGGTGTGCCCGTCGTCGTAATCGACAAACACCACGGAAGCTCGCCGCATCCGCGCGCCATCGGCTTCACCACCCGCACGATGGAACACTTTCGGCAAGTCGGCGTTGGCGTGCCTCGCTCACAGCAGGGAATGGCGCCGCCGCGCCGGGCCCGGGTGCACAGCCTCGCGGGCGACTGGTTCGAGGAATACCCGTGGTCCCCCGGCGGCAAGGGAACTTACGGCGCCGACGAGTCACCGGCGCACGCCGCCGCGATCACGCAAGACCGATTGGAGCCCCTTTTGCGTGATCGCGCACGTGCCCTTGGTGCCGAGATGCGGCTTGGGACGGAGGTTCTCGCTCTTGCGCAGGACGACGACGGCGTCACGGCCACACTGCGCGGCCGCGACGACGGCAGGGAATATCGCCTGCGCGCACAATACGTGATTGCCGCGGACGGCGGGTCGAGCACCATCCGCGAGGCGGCCGGGATCGCCCGCCACGGCAGGGGCCGATTGTCCGTGCAGCGCAGCATTCTTTTCCGCGCTCCGTTGGACGGTTATCTTGAACACGGCGTCGTCCAGTTCGAGATCGACCAGCCGGATTTCCAGGCGTTCCTCACCACCTATTCCGACGGGCGATGGGTGCTCATGCTCGCGGGCGATGTCGAATTGGATCCGGACGAGCAGATTCGTACCGTACAGCGGGCTATCGGCCGCACGGACGTGCCGATCGATTTGGTCACCACCGGCCGGTGGGAGCTGGCCGCGCTGGTCGCCGACAAGTTTTCGGACCGGCGGGTGTTCCTCGCCGGTGACGCGGCGCACCAGCTGCCGCCCAACCGTGGCGGCTTCGGAGCCAATACCGGCATCGACGACGTGCACAATCTGGCCTGGAAGCTAGCGGCGGTTCTGGCCGGTGAGTGTGCGCCGCAACTCCTCGACACCTACGACGCCGAACGCCGCCCGATTGCCGATCTTCGGCACGACCAACTCTTTGCCCGCGCCGATTTCAAAGCCCATCTGGGCACCGACGCGATGGAGATACCGATCCTGGACGATTCGGCGATCGAGCTCGGCCAACTGTACCGGTCGACGGCCGTCCTGGGAGCCGGCCATGAGTTGCCGCCGGCCCGGGTCCCCCGCGATTGGGCCGGCCAGCCCGGCACCCGGGCGCCGCATGTGCGGATAACGGGCGACGGCCCCGCGACATCAACGCTTGATCTGTTCGGGCACGGCTGGACGCTGTTGACCGAGGACGGCCGCTGGGCCCCGGCTATCACGGCGGCACGGCAATCGGGTATCCCCGTCACGGGCGTCCGGATGGGGGTTGACGCGAGCCCGGCGGAACCCGGCGCGTTCGAGACCGCATACGGCGTTGATTCCGGCGGCGCCGTCCTCGTCCGGCCCGACGGGTACATCGCGTGGCGCGCCACTACGATGCCGACGGATCCGACGCAGTCGCTGTCCGCTGCCCTGACGTCGGTCGCCGTGCCCGCCACAGCGGCGACAGCTGCAGCACGGTGA
- the purF gene encoding amidophosphoribosyltransferase: protein MARADGRLTHELNPQDKGPQDACGVFGVWAPGEDVAKLAYFGLYALQHRGQESAGIAASNGRQILVFRDMGLVSQVFDEASLETLQGHIAVGHCRYSTTGGSTWENAQPTLGPTYDGTVALGHNGNLTNTADLRDMVAERQAAGTGPAGPISTNDTSLVTALLAGDADTTLTQSALDLFPKLRGAYSLVFMDENTLYAARDPQGVRPLVLGRLERGWVVASESAALDIVGASMVREVEPGEMIAIDEDGLRTYQFAPKKRAGCVFEYVYLARPDTTINGEVVHSARVEMGRHLAREHPVDADLVIPTPESGTPAAVGYAEESGIPFGQGLVKNAYVGRTFIQPSQTIRQLGIRLKLNPLKEMIAGKRLVVVDDSIVRGNTQRAVVRMLREAGAAEIHVRISSPPIKWPCFYGIDFASRAELIANGLENDDICASLGADTLGYISIDGMIESTRQERRQLCTACFTGEYPIDLPAEDRLGKNLLELPF from the coding sequence GTGGCGAGAGCAGATGGTCGACTAACCCACGAACTCAACCCTCAGGACAAAGGCCCGCAGGACGCATGCGGCGTCTTCGGCGTCTGGGCCCCGGGCGAGGACGTGGCAAAACTCGCCTATTTCGGGCTGTACGCGCTGCAGCACCGTGGGCAGGAATCCGCAGGGATCGCCGCCTCGAACGGACGACAAATCCTCGTGTTCCGCGATATGGGCCTGGTTTCCCAGGTGTTCGACGAAGCATCGCTGGAAACGCTGCAAGGGCACATCGCCGTTGGGCACTGCCGGTATTCGACGACGGGCGGTTCGACCTGGGAAAACGCGCAGCCGACGTTGGGACCGACGTACGACGGCACCGTCGCGCTGGGCCATAACGGCAATTTGACGAACACTGCGGACCTGCGCGATATGGTCGCCGAGCGGCAGGCCGCCGGCACCGGCCCGGCCGGTCCCATTTCCACCAACGACACCTCGCTCGTCACGGCGTTATTGGCCGGTGACGCCGATACGACGCTGACGCAAAGCGCGCTCGATTTGTTCCCGAAGCTGCGCGGCGCGTACTCGCTGGTGTTCATGGACGAGAACACTCTGTACGCGGCCCGCGATCCGCAAGGTGTGCGCCCGCTGGTACTGGGCCGGCTCGAACGGGGCTGGGTGGTCGCCAGCGAATCGGCGGCGTTGGACATCGTCGGCGCGTCCATGGTCCGCGAGGTCGAACCCGGCGAAATGATCGCCATCGACGAAGACGGTCTGCGTACGTACCAGTTTGCGCCGAAGAAGCGTGCCGGCTGCGTCTTCGAATACGTTTACCTGGCCAGGCCGGACACCACCATCAACGGTGAGGTCGTGCACAGCGCGCGCGTCGAAATGGGCCGGCATCTGGCGCGCGAACACCCCGTGGACGCCGATCTGGTGATCCCCACGCCCGAATCCGGCACGCCGGCCGCCGTCGGATACGCCGAAGAATCGGGGATCCCCTTTGGTCAGGGCCTGGTGAAGAACGCCTACGTCGGGCGTACATTCATCCAGCCCAGCCAAACGATCCGACAACTCGGCATCCGGCTCAAGCTCAATCCGCTCAAGGAGATGATCGCGGGCAAGCGACTCGTCGTGGTGGACGATTCGATAGTGCGCGGCAATACCCAACGGGCCGTCGTCCGGATGCTTCGCGAAGCCGGTGCCGCCGAAATTCATGTGCGCATCTCGTCCCCGCCGATCAAATGGCCCTGCTTTTACGGCATCGATTTCGCTTCGCGCGCCGAGCTGATCGCCAACGGCTTGGAAAACGACGATATTTGCGCGTCGCTCGGCGCCGACACGCTTGGCTATATTTCGATCGACGGAATGATCGAATCCACTCGCCAAGAGCGCCGGCAACTGTGCACGGCATGTTTCACCGGCGAATACCCCATCGACCTTCCCGCCGAGGACCGCCTTGGCAAGAATCTCCTGGAGTTGCCGTTCTGA
- a CDS encoding HAD hydrolase-like protein — MTVSPATRYSCILFDLDGTVTDSAPGIVEKIGEALVAAGHPSPDPDELRRHFVGPPLSESLRDYAGIEGREADRIVAYYRQAYTSRGVVGNSVYAGVRELLGRIRDAGVPMAIATSKPEMQANAVLSEFELAEFFTVVTGSTLDESRSTKADVVAEALRRLRVAGVDVSRPIMVGDRRHDIDGAGAHGIECVTVGWGYGAAEEIAHAAHHAPRPDDLAELLLVS, encoded by the coding sequence GTGACAGTGAGCCCCGCCACCCGATACAGCTGCATCCTCTTCGACCTCGACGGCACGGTGACCGACAGTGCTCCGGGAATCGTCGAAAAGATCGGTGAAGCCCTGGTGGCCGCCGGCCATCCGTCGCCCGATCCGGACGAACTCAGGAGGCACTTCGTCGGTCCGCCGCTGTCGGAATCGCTACGCGACTATGCGGGGATCGAGGGACGGGAAGCCGACCGGATCGTCGCCTACTACCGGCAGGCCTACACGTCGCGCGGGGTCGTCGGCAACAGCGTGTACGCCGGAGTCCGAGAGCTGCTCGGACGCATTCGGGACGCCGGAGTGCCGATGGCGATCGCCACTTCGAAGCCGGAAATGCAGGCGAACGCCGTGCTGAGCGAGTTCGAGTTGGCCGAATTCTTCACAGTTGTCACCGGGTCGACTCTCGACGAATCGCGTAGCACGAAGGCGGACGTCGTGGCCGAGGCGTTGCGACGGCTCCGAGTCGCAGGCGTCGATGTCAGCCGGCCCATCATGGTCGGCGACCGTCGGCACGATATCGACGGCGCCGGCGCACACGGTATCGAGTGCGTCACGGTTGGCTGGGGGTACGGGGCGGCCGAGGAGATCGCGCACGCCGCCCATCATGCACCGCGCCCCGATGACTTGGCCGAACTGCTGCTTGTTTCGTAG
- a CDS encoding TetR/AcrR family transcriptional regulator, with product MTAEPLGRRERKKAKTRRALADAALRLFLEKGYDRVSVKEIADAVDISVPTVFSHVPDGKEALMFDDGVERREGLLAAVRERRAGQSVMSALSEFMGGRGPFVTNPSPEFRRRTELIMNTPALRDYTRTLWIRCEAPLAAAIAAELGRCPGDPTARAVARYVLEVPQIVSDDPEPSAALEAIFDLLEHGLRGVASTTGGGAGGE from the coding sequence ATGACTGCGGAACCACTCGGACGTCGGGAACGTAAAAAGGCCAAGACCCGGCGGGCTCTGGCCGATGCGGCGCTACGGCTCTTCCTGGAAAAGGGATATGACCGGGTGAGCGTGAAAGAGATTGCCGACGCCGTGGACATCTCGGTGCCGACCGTGTTTTCTCACGTGCCCGATGGCAAAGAGGCGTTGATGTTCGACGACGGCGTGGAACGGCGAGAGGGTCTGCTCGCCGCCGTCCGGGAACGCCGGGCCGGGCAGTCGGTCATGTCGGCACTGAGCGAATTCATGGGCGGGCGCGGGCCGTTCGTGACCAACCCGTCCCCGGAATTTCGACGGCGCACCGAATTGATCATGAACACTCCGGCCCTTCGGGACTACACGCGCACGTTGTGGATCCGCTGCGAGGCCCCGCTTGCCGCGGCGATAGCTGCCGAGCTCGGGCGCTGCCCGGGCGATCCCACCGCCCGAGCGGTTGCGCGGTACGTGTTGGAAGTGCCGCAAATCGTCAGTGACGACCCGGAACCGTCGGCGGCGCTCGAGGCCATCTTCGACCTGCTCGAGCACGGCTTACGCGGGGTGGCCTCGACGACCGGCGGCGGTGCCGGCGGCGAATGA
- a CDS encoding BldC family transcriptional regulator, translating to MTSFSPSLKDVLLTPGEVATLFRVNPKTVSRWASTGKLNFILTMGGHRRFWKSDIDRVLGIPPGKTPLERARMRHRFEPPR from the coding sequence ATGACGAGCTTTTCACCTTCCTTGAAGGATGTGCTGCTCACGCCGGGTGAGGTCGCGACCTTGTTCCGGGTCAATCCGAAGACTGTGTCGCGATGGGCGTCGACCGGCAAACTGAACTTTATCTTGACGATGGGTGGTCATCGAAGATTTTGGAAATCGGACATCGACCGGGTCCTCGGCATCCCGCCCGGCAAGACGCCGCTGGAGCGCGCAAGGATGCGGCACCGCTTCGAGCCGCCCCGCTGA
- a CDS encoding aldehyde dehydrogenase family protein: MHITQSFIDGRSVRSADTFENIDPATGTALGLVARGGADEVEGAVAAARAAQPGWAATPPERRADLLESMSAVVLKHRDELARLECEDTGKPLTQAYADVDVAARYFRYYGRGIESYYGRTIPLGDGMHVYTRREPFGVTGHVVAWNYPLQLMSRAVATSLATGNAAVVKPADETPRTAVRVAELLIEAGFPAGVLNVVTGLGGEAGAALSAHPDVDHLGFVGSTAVGSLIAHAAADRVVPTVLELGGKSANVVFADADVDAAVPFLVKSILQNAGQTCSAGSRLLVHEDVRDEVLSKVAGEFRKVSIGPGIDDPALGPLVSTKQLGRVRGFVDSLDRGTVVTGGRTPDDLAGGAFYAPTLIDGVDPQSEIAREEVFGPVVVSMSFADDDEAVALANGTDYALLAAAWTTNLSRAHRMAREFSAGQVFVNTYGAGGGVELPFGGFKKSGYGREKGIEAFDAYTQTKTVVMKL; this comes from the coding sequence GTGCACATCACGCAATCCTTCATCGACGGCCGGTCGGTTCGATCGGCCGACACTTTCGAAAACATCGACCCGGCTACCGGCACGGCGCTGGGCCTGGTGGCCCGAGGCGGCGCCGACGAGGTCGAGGGCGCAGTCGCGGCAGCGCGCGCCGCGCAACCCGGATGGGCCGCCACCCCTCCCGAGCGCCGAGCCGACCTGCTCGAATCCATGTCCGCGGTGGTCCTGAAACACCGTGATGAACTCGCCCGACTCGAATGCGAGGACACCGGAAAGCCGCTCACGCAGGCGTACGCCGACGTCGATGTGGCGGCCAGGTATTTCCGCTACTACGGGCGCGGCATTGAAAGCTATTACGGCCGGACGATCCCGCTGGGCGACGGCATGCACGTGTACACGCGGCGTGAACCATTCGGCGTGACCGGGCATGTCGTTGCGTGGAACTACCCGCTCCAATTGATGTCGCGCGCCGTCGCGACGTCCTTGGCCACCGGCAATGCCGCAGTCGTCAAGCCGGCCGACGAGACTCCGCGCACCGCCGTCCGCGTGGCCGAGCTGCTCATCGAGGCCGGCTTTCCGGCCGGCGTCCTGAACGTCGTCACGGGCCTGGGCGGAGAGGCCGGGGCCGCCCTCAGCGCGCATCCGGACGTCGACCACCTCGGGTTCGTCGGCAGCACGGCAGTGGGGTCGCTCATTGCGCATGCGGCCGCAGACCGGGTCGTGCCGACGGTTCTCGAACTCGGCGGCAAATCCGCAAATGTCGTGTTTGCCGACGCCGACGTCGACGCGGCCGTGCCGTTCCTGGTCAAGTCGATCCTGCAGAACGCCGGTCAGACCTGCTCGGCCGGATCGCGCCTGCTCGTCCACGAAGACGTCCGCGACGAAGTGCTCAGCAAGGTTGCCGGAGAATTCCGGAAAGTCTCGATCGGCCCCGGCATCGACGATCCGGCGCTGGGCCCGCTCGTGTCGACGAAGCAGCTCGGCCGCGTTCGCGGGTTCGTCGATTCGCTGGATCGCGGCACCGTCGTCACGGGCGGACGGACGCCGGACGACCTTGCCGGCGGAGCGTTCTACGCTCCAACGCTCATCGATGGCGTCGACCCGCAATCCGAGATAGCCCGCGAAGAAGTGTTCGGGCCCGTCGTCGTATCGATGTCGTTCGCGGACGACGATGAGGCTGTCGCGCTGGCAAACGGCACCGACTACGCGCTGTTGGCGGCTGCCTGGACGACGAATCTCTCGCGTGCCCACCGGATGGCCCGCGAATTCTCGGCCGGCCAAGTGTTCGTCAACACGTACGGCGCGGGCGGCGGCGTCGAGCTGCCGTTCGGCGGATTCAAGAAATCCGGGTACGGCCGCGAAAAAGGCATCGAAGCGTTCGACGCGTACACGCAGACCAAGACAGTGGTGATGAAGCTATGA
- the purM gene encoding phosphoribosylformylglycinamidine cyclo-ligase, with protein sequence MFHRRIPHRPSRRGPPWQESPGVAVLNPEHTTYASAGVDVEAGDKAVELMKSAVAATHGREVVGGVGGFAGLFDVSELKAYARPLLASSTDGVGTKVAIAQALDIHDTIGFDLVGMVVDDIVVSGAKPLVMTDYIACGHVVPERIAAIVRGIAEACSAANVALVGGETAEHPGLLGPDDYDVAGAATGVVEADGLLGPERVRAGDVVIGIESSGMHSNGYSLARRIVADAGWALDRHVDEFGRTLGEELLEPTRVYSADLLSVVGDAGDAVRAISHVTGGGLSANVARILPTGTLALMRRASWRVPPVFTVLGDLGSVPVADRERTWNLGVGMVLIVDAARADATIAALADRSLAAWTLGEVIADDGGHSGAPGYVHGAKGVDGGAALLY encoded by the coding sequence ATGTTTCACCGGCGAATACCCCATCGACCTTCCCGCCGAGGACCGCCTTGGCAAGAATCTCCTGGAGTTGCCGTTCTGAACCCCGAACACACGACTTATGCGTCGGCCGGAGTCGACGTCGAAGCCGGCGACAAAGCCGTCGAGCTGATGAAATCGGCGGTCGCTGCCACGCACGGACGAGAAGTCGTCGGCGGTGTCGGAGGGTTCGCCGGGCTGTTCGACGTGTCGGAACTCAAGGCGTACGCCCGGCCGTTGCTTGCATCGTCGACCGATGGAGTCGGAACCAAGGTCGCAATAGCGCAGGCCCTGGACATTCACGACACGATCGGGTTCGACCTTGTCGGGATGGTCGTGGACGACATAGTCGTCAGCGGCGCCAAACCGCTTGTCATGACCGACTACATCGCCTGCGGGCATGTTGTGCCCGAGCGCATCGCGGCGATCGTGCGTGGAATCGCCGAGGCGTGCAGCGCCGCGAACGTCGCACTTGTCGGCGGCGAAACGGCCGAGCACCCCGGGCTGCTGGGGCCGGATGACTATGACGTGGCCGGCGCCGCAACCGGAGTGGTCGAGGCCGACGGGCTTCTCGGGCCGGAGCGGGTTCGCGCCGGGGACGTCGTCATTGGCATCGAGTCCTCCGGCATGCACTCCAACGGCTATTCGCTGGCTCGGCGCATCGTGGCGGATGCGGGATGGGCGCTTGACCGTCACGTCGACGAGTTCGGGCGAACGCTCGGCGAGGAGCTGCTCGAACCGACCCGCGTCTATTCGGCCGATCTGCTCAGTGTGGTCGGCGACGCCGGGGACGCCGTCCGTGCCATTTCGCACGTGACCGGCGGGGGACTGTCGGCAAACGTGGCACGGATCCTGCCGACCGGCACGCTTGCGCTGATGCGTCGTGCGTCGTGGCGGGTTCCGCCGGTATTCACGGTGCTGGGCGACCTCGGCTCGGTGCCGGTCGCCGACCGTGAGCGCACGTGGAACCTCGGCGTTGGCATGGTGCTGATCGTCGACGCCGCCAGAGCCGATGCGACGATCGCCGCGCTGGCAGATCGCTCGCTCGCGGCCTGGACTCTCGGTGAAGTGATTGCCGATGACGGCGGGCATTCGGGCGCGCCCGGGTACGTGCACGGCGCCAAAGGCGTCGACGGCGGCGCAGCACTGCTGTACTGA
- a CDS encoding DUF3073 domain-containing protein, giving the protein MGRGRAKAKQTKVARKLKYYSPDTDYTALERELGGGQSVTGDHADDDYSDAYPPEYSDDEERVSGER; this is encoded by the coding sequence ATGGGCCGCGGCCGCGCGAAGGCAAAGCAGACCAAGGTCGCCCGGAAGCTGAAATATTACAGCCCGGATACTGATTACACAGCACTGGAACGCGAACTCGGCGGAGGACAGTCGGTCACCGGCGACCACGCCGACGACGATTATTCGGACGCGTATCCGCCGGAGTATTCCGATGACGAAGAACGGGTGTCGGGCGAGCGCTGA